Proteins encoded by one window of Bifidobacteriaceae bacterium:
- a CDS encoding PKD domain-containing protein, translated as MRELFRRQFSKSHNPAPAAGSMEPPVLVGRRRSARRLLQGGAVLAAAVVGLVSVILPAERSSADGTTLEAGFSSQASGGLVDVAWDRAGGSVVAASSVYSTASSYAAANALSAYSSYWYTANNQLTNQWIVIDLGAEWDVAQVRVTPYSTGYQPENVVLSVGSAPEGPFTQFADEAFGTGTAVRSYAAPAGTRGRYLRADFPALKTGASYMVLRRIEVLTGQTGGPEVSFNDVSEGPAQVTGWSWSFGDGGTSAEQNPTHTYAAPGTYQVSLTVTDANGGTATYQRQQVVRGSAVTPAVTVPATVNEGQSATFSVDTTGLASLRVDWGDGTSASTSAAASWSTLTAAYGVSHSFPDNGDFEVTVTGVDAYGLPTVPVVRQVTAANRAPTISGVSSTYEIFMPAQFNPSASVSDVTPDRAGLLCEWDYGDGTTANGTCTDVRTWQPHAYAPGTHTAVLTATDKDGAQAQASTTVTVKEDYYMNLYPVAGTARSDSVLMRVKVWYLPTYDEAAATKVEIVSGSTTVTVTTDEHGVAEARVPRVAGESVTATAVGQTGATGSDSNDLSMIGKPQGDIVFLVDDSGSMGSPIASVRNNIDFIADRLGAALDYQIGINPLPYTSAGPRILTPATDSLPWVHAAVAKLNANGSGEYGPDGIVRAFDSKMGLRPEAASCLVLVADEPTQWTSYTVADATQALVDNDATLFSIVTMTANAGNQEYRDMATGSGGAVFDIAAFVTDPQPLLDALTTQCVASVVERPDLSVTVDDGLAEVTQDGSGTHTVVVSNDGLVDAAGVELTLDVDGPVNLGAISDSGVATASAGGGSQVAWPAFGLAAGATASFTVGWSPSADAQPGDLVEVEANVADDGLNGADLSPANNTASDSTLVVATPVQTVSVVYVDDDAAGAPVVPVAGTRTVLVGNRLTPVGFTEAEARAGVPSGYVFASLDNVATFDDDDQVEQVITVHLAHHHTQSSLVVTRTVEYSGAGALTPAPVVQDLSWLVDADDVTGEVVYSAAAGYPEVVSPVVPGFYADPRTVPATSPVAATPVRPVDTVAR; from the coding sequence ATGCGCGAATTGTTCCGTCGCCAGTTTTCGAAGTCCCATAATCCCGCCCCCGCTGCCGGCAGCATGGAGCCGCCGGTTCTAGTTGGGCGGCGCCGATCGGCGCGGCGGTTGCTGCAAGGCGGCGCTGTCTTGGCGGCAGCCGTTGTGGGTCTGGTGTCCGTCATCCTGCCAGCGGAACGCAGTTCGGCGGACGGGACAACGCTGGAGGCCGGGTTCTCCTCGCAAGCGTCGGGCGGTCTTGTTGACGTGGCGTGGGACCGGGCGGGTGGTTCGGTGGTGGCGGCGTCGAGTGTGTATTCGACGGCTTCGAGTTACGCGGCCGCGAATGCGTTGAGCGCTTACAGCTCGTATTGGTATACGGCGAACAACCAGCTGACGAATCAGTGGATTGTGATCGACTTGGGCGCCGAGTGGGATGTGGCGCAAGTGCGAGTGACCCCGTATTCGACGGGTTACCAGCCGGAGAACGTGGTTTTGTCGGTCGGTTCGGCCCCTGAGGGCCCGTTCACGCAGTTCGCGGACGAGGCGTTCGGGACCGGGACCGCGGTGCGGTCTTACGCGGCGCCGGCGGGGACGCGGGGCCGGTATCTGCGGGCCGACTTCCCTGCGTTGAAGACCGGGGCGAGCTATATGGTGTTGAGGCGGATTGAGGTCCTGACGGGTCAGACGGGCGGCCCAGAGGTGTCCTTCAACGACGTTTCGGAGGGTCCCGCCCAGGTGACCGGTTGGTCTTGGAGTTTCGGGGACGGCGGGACTTCGGCGGAGCAGAACCCGACTCACACGTATGCGGCGCCGGGCACTTATCAGGTGTCTTTGACTGTGACGGACGCGAACGGGGGCACGGCCACTTACCAGCGGCAACAGGTGGTGCGCGGCTCTGCCGTGACTCCGGCTGTGACCGTGCCCGCCACCGTGAACGAGGGCCAGTCCGCCACGTTCAGTGTTGACACGACGGGGTTGGCGTCGCTGCGGGTGGATTGGGGCGACGGGACCAGCGCGTCGACTTCGGCGGCGGCGTCCTGGTCCACGTTGACCGCGGCCTACGGCGTTTCGCACTCCTTCCCCGACAACGGCGACTTCGAGGTGACCGTGACTGGCGTTGACGCCTATGGTTTGCCGACGGTTCCGGTTGTGCGGCAGGTGACGGCGGCGAACCGGGCCCCGACCATCAGCGGTGTCTCCAGCACCTACGAGATCTTTATGCCCGCCCAGTTCAACCCCAGCGCGTCTGTCAGCGATGTCACGCCTGACCGGGCCGGTCTGCTGTGCGAGTGGGACTACGGGGACGGGACGACCGCCAACGGCACGTGCACGGATGTGCGGACTTGGCAGCCACACGCTTACGCGCCGGGGACGCACACCGCTGTGTTGACCGCGACTGACAAAGACGGCGCGCAGGCACAGGCTTCGACTACTGTCACGGTGAAAGAAGACTATTACATGAACCTTTATCCGGTCGCGGGCACGGCGCGGTCGGATTCGGTGTTGATGCGGGTCAAGGTGTGGTACTTGCCCACCTACGATGAGGCGGCGGCGACGAAGGTGGAGATCGTCTCGGGCAGCACCACTGTGACGGTGACGACGGACGAGCACGGCGTGGCCGAGGCGCGGGTTCCCAGGGTGGCGGGGGAATCGGTGACGGCGACGGCGGTCGGCCAGACGGGGGCGACCGGCTCGGATTCGAATGATTTGTCGATGATCGGGAAGCCTCAGGGCGACATTGTGTTCTTGGTGGACGATTCGGGCTCTATGGGCAGCCCGATCGCTTCCGTGCGGAACAACATCGACTTCATCGCGGACCGGTTGGGTGCGGCGTTGGACTATCAGATCGGGATCAACCCGCTGCCTTACACCAGCGCGGGCCCCAGGATTCTGACGCCGGCGACTGACTCTTTGCCTTGGGTGCACGCCGCCGTGGCGAAGCTGAACGCCAACGGCAGCGGGGAGTACGGCCCGGATGGGATTGTGCGGGCGTTTGACTCGAAGATGGGTTTGCGTCCGGAGGCGGCGAGTTGCCTGGTGTTGGTGGCTGACGAGCCGACCCAGTGGACTTCCTACACGGTGGCCGACGCGACTCAGGCGTTGGTGGACAACGACGCGACGTTGTTTTCGATTGTGACGATGACCGCGAACGCGGGCAATCAGGAGTACCGGGACATGGCGACGGGTTCGGGTGGCGCGGTGTTCGACATCGCGGCGTTCGTGACCGATCCGCAGCCTTTGTTGGATGCTTTGACGACCCAGTGCGTTGCGTCGGTTGTCGAGCGCCCCGATTTGTCGGTGACGGTTGACGACGGTTTGGCGGAGGTGACCCAGGACGGCTCTGGGACGCACACGGTTGTTGTGTCGAATGACGGGTTGGTGGACGCGGCCGGTGTGGAGTTGACGTTGGATGTTGACGGGCCGGTCAACTTGGGCGCCATTTCCGATTCCGGTGTTGCGACTGCCTCGGCGGGCGGGGGTTCGCAGGTGGCGTGGCCGGCGTTTGGTTTGGCGGCCGGGGCGACGGCGAGTTTCACGGTCGGGTGGTCTCCTTCGGCGGACGCGCAGCCGGGTGACCTGGTCGAGGTCGAGGCGAACGTGGCGGATGATGGTTTGAATGGCGCGGATTTGTCTCCGGCGAACAACACGGCGTCTGATTCGACGTTGGTTGTCGCGACTCCGGTTCAGACGGTGTCGGTTGTGTATGTGGACGACGACGCGGCGGGCGCCCCGGTTGTTCCGGTCGCGGGGACGAGGACGGTGTTGGTCGGGAACCGGTTGACGCCGGTTGGGTTCACTGAGGCGGAGGCCCGCGCGGGTGTTCCGTCGGGTTACGTGTTCGCGTCTTTGGACAACGTCGCGACGTTCGACGACGACGATCAGGTTGAGCAGGTGATCACGGTCCATTTGGCCCATCACCACACCCAGTCGTCGTTGGTTGTGACTCGGACGGTTGAGTATTCGGGCGCGGGTGCGTTGACTCCGGCTCCGGTGGTTCAGGATTTGTCGTGGCTCGTCGACGCGGATGACGTGACCGGCGAGGTCGTCTATTCAGCGGCTGCC